Genomic segment of Vicinamibacterales bacterium:
GGGAAGTGCCTGGTGCTCTATCGTCTGGCCTCGCGCGAGCCGGGCATCCGCGCCTGGCTGTGGTGGACGTTCTGGGGGCTCGCCCGGCACCTTCCGCTCGCCCGGGCGAAGTCGATGCCGGCGTTCATGAGCTGCGACCGGTCGCATTTCGACACCTACGGGCCGTTCAACGAATGCTTCGCCACCGCGGAGGAATGGCCGCTCACGGGTGCGGCGTACCGGCACCATCGCGAGCGCTTCCTGTACGATCGAAGCGTGACGGCGCGCACGTCGAGCCGGCGCATGGATCTCCAGCCATTCGGCTACGTGCGAACCTTCCTGCAGTGGACCTCCGTGGTGCTGTTCCATTGGGCGCGAATCTCTCCGACGGCGCGCATCCGGCACCAGGCACGCGAGTGACCCGTGCCGGCTTCGCGTCGTGCCTCGCCCTGGGGCATGCGCTTCGCGCGGCGAAGTACGCGAGAGCCCGCGTCGTTCGCCAGGACGGCAAGTGCCACGTGCACAAGCGGCGGGCGTTCTACGCGCCCCTTCTGATCCGGCTCAGCGTGCCGCTGCTGCGGCTGCTCGACGCCGGCGTGCGCGTGCTGCCGCAGCGGGCATGGGAAGAACAGGAACGCCGGATGTACCGCACCCTGTACGGAACGACCATTGAGATCGTCGGCCGGACGCTCGTGCTGCCGTGTCTGCCCGGCCGGACCCTCGCGACGCTGCTCGACGACCCGTCGACCGAGAAGCCAGTACGACGGATGGCCATCGAGCGGACAATCGCCGCGCTGTCCGATCTGCACCGCCGCGGCATCACGCACGGCGACGCCATGGCCGAGAACGTCTTGATCGATCTCGAGACCGGGACGGCGCGCTGGTTCGATTTCGAGACCGTGCACGAATCCGCCCGCCCGGACGCCTGGCGGCGCGCGGACGATCTGCGCGCGCTGCTCGCGACGTGCGTCATCAGGACCGCCCCGGAGGAGCGCGCGGAGATCCAGCGTCTCATCGTCGCTGCGTACGGAGACGCGGCTGTTGCCGGTCTGGTGGCCGCGAGCTTCGCATCGGTGCGCCGTCGCGCGCTGCCGTTCCATCTCGGCCAGGCCGCGCTGCCGCTGGAAACCTTCCGCCAGGTCGCGCAGACGCTTGGTCAGCCGGTGCGGTAAGGCGCCGCCCTTCGGCGTGCAGTCCGCTACGCCCAGCGGCGCGCAGGCGGCATGCGCGGCGGCAGCCGTCCGGCCGCGAACAGCTTCACCAGCACGACCCCGCCGACGAATCCGCCGATATGTGCCATGAAGGCGACGCCGCCCCCCGCCTGCGGCCCCTGGCCGATGACGCCGAAGGCGCTGATCAACTGCAGCAGGAACCAGAGACCGACCGCCACGTACGCGGGGACGTCGGTCAGCATCCGGAAGATCAGCACGCGCACCCGGCGATGCGGGTGGAGCACCAGGTAGCCGCCCATCACTCCCGAGATCGCGCCCGACGCGCCGAGACTGGGGATGAACGGGTTGTCGCCGAACACGAAGGTCGAGATCACGTGCGACAGCGATGCGATGAGACCGGTCAGGAGATAGAACGCCGTGTAGCGGCCGTGCGACAGATCGTCCTCGACGTTGTCGCCGAAGATCCACAGGAACAGCATGTTGCCGAGCAGGTGCATGAGACTGCCGTGCATGAACATCGAGACGAGCAGCGTGAGATACACGCTTCCCGGCGTCGGCTGGAGCGGTATCGCCACCCGCTCGTCGCCGAGCTCCACCGGGACTGGAC
This window contains:
- a CDS encoding lipopolysaccharide kinase InaA family protein, with protein sequence MTRAGFASCLALGHALRAAKYARARVVRQDGKCHVHKRRAFYAPLLIRLSVPLLRLLDAGVRVLPQRAWEEQERRMYRTLYGTTIEIVGRTLVLPCLPGRTLATLLDDPSTEKPVRRMAIERTIAALSDLHRRGITHGDAMAENVLIDLETGTARWFDFETVHESARPDAWRRADDLRALLATCVIRTAPEERAEIQRLIVAAYGDAAVAGLVAASFASVRRRALPFHLGQAALPLETFRQVAQTLGQPVR
- a CDS encoding rhomboid family intramembrane serine protease; this encodes YALIALNVFVFVFLQGLGGNERFTYAFSTVPQEIRTGQDIARPVPVELGDERVAIPLQPTPGSVYLTLLVSMFMHGSLMHLLGNMLFLWIFGDNVEDDLSHGRYTAFYLLTGLIASLSHVISTFVFGDNPFIPSLGASGAISGVMGGYLVLHPHRRVRVLIFRMLTDVPAYVAVGLWFLLQLISAFGVIGQGPQAGGGVAFMAHIGGFVGGVVLVKLFAAGRLPPRMPPARRWA
- a CDS encoding glycosyltransferase family A protein yields the protein MRETRLSVVVPARNEEALIAETLEAILDSVARASRVPRRDLWLPDTPFEVIVSDDQSHDATADVVATFARASGVRLVSCRGGTCAAARNAGVAASSGRVLCFVDADTAVPGNAVERILELHEARGKCLVLYRLASREPGIRAWLWWTFWGLARHLPLARAKSMPAFMSCDRSHFDTYGPFNECFATAEEWPLTGAAYRHHRERFLYDRSVTARTSSRRMDLQPFGYVRTFLQWTSVVLFHWARISPTARIRHQARE